The following coding sequences are from one Pseudonocardia sp. HH130630-07 window:
- a CDS encoding 2-keto-4-pentenoate hydratase, translating to MTAQGDPERSAADGAVAPSAVDLVRADGTAGALWQAWTTGERIAALPELLRPRTPAEGFAAQQRLSERAGASYGWKLAATSAAGQAHIGVDAPLPGLLFERFRHAPGDVVPADAPHMAVAEAEFAFLLRSPVGPGAGPDELRAAVGAVHCAVELPESRFDDFAAAGAPSLLADAACAGRFVLGPEIARGAGLDLASTPTALQVTTADGENGAHGSGAAVLGDPWTALAWLADALPEHGVRLGAGTLVTTGTTTAPVPIRPGATVRASFGPDGTLGVVEFSLAPA from the coding sequence CAGCACAGGGTGATCCCGAGCGCTCCGCGGCGGACGGCGCCGTCGCCCCGTCCGCCGTCGACCTGGTCCGTGCGGACGGGACCGCGGGCGCGCTGTGGCAGGCGTGGACGACCGGTGAGCGGATCGCCGCACTGCCCGAGCTGCTGCGGCCGCGGACCCCGGCCGAGGGCTTCGCGGCGCAGCAGCGCCTGTCCGAGCGGGCCGGGGCGTCCTACGGCTGGAAGCTGGCGGCGACGTCGGCGGCCGGTCAGGCGCACATCGGGGTGGACGCCCCGCTGCCCGGCCTGCTGTTCGAGCGGTTCCGGCACGCGCCCGGCGACGTCGTCCCGGCCGACGCACCGCACATGGCGGTCGCCGAGGCGGAGTTCGCCTTCCTGCTGCGCTCCCCGGTCGGTCCCGGGGCCGGGCCGGACGAGCTGCGGGCCGCGGTCGGTGCGGTGCACTGCGCGGTGGAGCTGCCCGAGTCGCGGTTCGACGACTTCGCCGCGGCCGGTGCGCCGTCGCTGCTGGCCGACGCCGCGTGCGCCGGGCGCTTCGTGCTCGGCCCGGAGATCGCCAGGGGCGCCGGCCTGGACCTCGCCTCGACCCCGACGGCGCTGCAGGTCACGACCGCCGACGGTGAGAACGGCGCGCACGGCAGCGGGGCGGCTGTCCTCGGTGACCCGTGGACCGCGCTGGCCTGGCTCGCCGACGCCCTGCCCGAGCACGGTGTGCGCCTCGGGGCCGGCACCCTCGTCACGACCGGGACGACGACGGCGCCGGTCCCGATCCGGCCCGGCGCCACGGTCCGGGCGTCGTTCGGCCCGGACGGCACGCTCGGCGTCGTCGAGTTCTCGCTCGCGCCCGCCTGA